The Nostoc sp. 'Lobaria pulmonaria (5183) cyanobiont' DNA window CTGACACTGAGGGACGAAAGCTAGGGGAGCGAATGGGATTAGATACCCCAGTAGTCCTAGCCGTAAACGATGGATACTAGGCGTGGCTTGTATCGACCCGAGCCGTGCCGTAGCTAACGCGTTAAGTATCCCGCCTGGGGAGTACGCCGGCAACGGTGAAACTCAAAGGAATTGACGGGGGCCCGCACAAGCGGTGGAGTATGTGGTTTAATTCGATGCAACGCGAAGAACCTTACCAAGGCTTGACATGTCGCGAATCCTGGTGAAAGCTGGGAGTGCCTTCGGGAGCGCGAACACAGGTGGTGCATGGCTGTCGTCAGCTCGTGTCGTGAGATGTTGGGTTAAGTCCCGCAACGAGCGCAACCCTCGTTTTTAGTTGCCAGCATTAAGTTGGGCACTCTAGAGAGACTGCCGGTGACAAACCGGAGGAAGGTGGGGATGACGTCAAGTCAGCATGCCCCTTACGCCTTGGGCTACACACGTACTACAATGCTCCGGACAGAGGGCAGCTACCACGCGAGTGCAAGCAAATCCCGCAAACCGGAGCTCAGTTCAGATCGCAGGCTGCAACTCGCCTGCGTGAAGGAGGAATCGCTAGTAATTGCAGGTCAGCATACTGCAGTGAATTCGTTCCCGGGCCTTGTACACACCGCCCGTCACACCATGGAAGCTGGTAGTGCCCGAAGTCATTACTCAAACCGTTCGCGGGGGAGGATGCCTAAGGCAGGACTGGTGACTGGGGTGAAGTCGTAACAAGGTAGCCGTACCGGAAGGTGTGGCTGGATCACCTCCTTTTTAGGGAGACCTACACCCCTCAGAAATCAAAAAACACACAGTTATATAGATTTTGAGTTGGTCTAACCTAGGTCGGTCGCAGACATTTGCAATGCAAAATGTAAAAAGCTTTCAAACTATGATTTGGTTCGATATGGGCTATTAGCTCAGGTGGTTAGAGCGCACCCCTGATAAGGGTGAGGTCCCTGGTTCGAGTCCAGGATGGCCCACCTGAAAGTAATTAGTAATTGCTAATTGGTGATTCGTCGTAATTAACTGCGAATTAAAAATTGCGAATTACGAATTATGATTTGGGGGTTTAGCTCAGTTGGTAGAGCGCCTGCTTTGCAAGCAGGATGTCAGCGGTTCGAGTCCGCTAACCTCCACCTGATGGCGAAAAGCAAGTGAGAAATCAGCAACATGACTTAAGTTAATAGAGTCAGACTGCTGAGTTTAGTCTCAGCCAGAACCTTGAAAACTGCATAGTAACGCGAAAAAAGCAGGCAGACACAGACATTTTTAGTGCTGAGTGCCGAGTGCTGAGTGCTGAGTAAAATCAGTGCGAAGTGGCGAGGTAAGCAGAACTAACTATTTGCTCTTGTGAATGCAAAAGTTGAAAGACCAAATATTTGAGTGGTCAAGCGAATAAGGGCTAACGGTGGATACCTAGGCACACAGAGGCGACGAAGGACGTGGTTACCGACGATATGCTCCGGGGAGTTGGAAGCAAACATTGAGCCGGAGATTTCCGAATGGGGCAACCCTATATACTACCTGCTGAATATATAGGCAGGAGAGAGCCAACCCAGCGAATTGAAACATCTTAGTAGCTGGAGGAAGAGAAATCAAATCAGAGATTCCCTAAGTAGTGGTGAGCGAAAGGGGAAGAGCCTAAACCAATTGGTTTACCGATTGGGGTAGTGGGACAGCGAGATCGAATCTAGCGGTTAAACGAAGCAGCTAAATACTGCACCAAAGAAGGTGAAAGTCCTGTAGTTGAAAACTCAAGGATAGTAGCTGAATCCCGAGTAGCATGGGGCACGAGGAATCCCATGTGAATCAGCGAGGACCACCTCGTAAGGCTAAATACTACTGTGTGACCGATAGTGAACCAGTACCGCGAGGGAAAGGTGAAAAGAACCCCGGAAGGGGAGTGAAATAGAACATGAAACCGTTAGCTTACAAGCAGTGGGAGGACTATTTAAAGTCTGACCGCGTGCCTGTTGAAGAATGAGCCGGCGACTTATAGGCACTGGTAGGTTAAAGCGAGAATGCTGGAGCCAAAGGGAAACCGAGTCTGAAAAGGGCGAATTTTATCAGTGTTTATAGACCCGAACCCTGGTGATCTAACCATGGCCAGGATGAAGCTTGGGTAACACCAAGTGGAGGTCCGCACCGACTGATGTTGAAAAATCAGCGGATGAGTTGTGGTTAGGGGTGAAATGCCAATCGAACCAGGAGCTAGCTGGTTCTCCCCGAAATGTGTTTAGGCGCAGCGGTAATGATTATATCTGGGGGGTAAAGCACTGTTTCGGTGCGGGCTGGGAGACCGGTACCAAATCGAGACAAACTCTGAATACCCAGAGCACACATTGCCAGTGAGACAGTGGGGGATAAGCTTCATTGTCAAGAGGGAAACAGCCCAGACCACCAGCTAAGGTCCCCAAATCATCGCTAAGTGATAAAGGAGGTGAGAGTGCACAGACAACTAGGAGGTTTGCCTAGAAGCAGCCACCCTTGAAAGAGTGCGTAATAGCTCACTAGTCAAGCGCTCTCGCGCCGAAAATGAACGGGGCTAAGCGATGTACCGAAGCTGTGGGATTAATTTAGGTTAATCGGTAGGGGAGCGTTCCGTCGTAGGTAGAAGCAGTAGCGGCAAGCAGCTGTGGACGAAACGGAAGTGAGAATGTCGGCTTGAGTAGCGCAAATATTGGTGAGAATCCAATACCCCGAAACCCTAAGGTTTCCTCCGCCAGGTTCGTCCCCGGAGGGTTAGTCAGGACCTAAGGCGAGGCCGAACGGCGTAGTCGATGGACAACGGGTTAAAATTCCCGTACTGATTGTAAGTTGTGCAGAGGGACGGAGAAGATGAATGTCAGCCGGATGTTGGTTACCGGTTCAAGCGTCGAGGTGTTGAGAGACGGCGAAAACGTTTCGAGTTGAGGCGTGAGTACGACCCACTACGGTGGGGAAGTGGCATAGTCTAGCTTCCAAGAAAAGCTCGGTGGCACGTTAACTTACAGTTACCTGTACCCGAAACCGACACAGGTAGGGAGGTTGAGAATACCAAGGGGCGCGAGATAACTCTCTCTAAGGAACTCGGCAAAATGGCCCCGTAACTTCGGAAGAAGGGGTGCCCACTGTAAGAAGTGGGTCGCAGTGAAGAGATCCAGGCGACTGTTTACCAAAAACACAGGTCTCCGCAAAGTCAAATCGACGCAGTATGGGGGCTGACGCCTGCCCAGTGCCGGAAGGTTAAGGAAGTTGGTCAGGGGGTAACCTTGAAGCTAGCGACCGAAGCCCCGGTGAACGGCGGCCGTAACTATAACGGTCCTAAGGTAGCGAAATTCCTTGTCGGGTAAGTTCCGACCCGCACGAAAGGCGTAACGATCTGGATGGTGTCTCAGAGAGAGACTCGGCGAAATAGGAATGTCTGTGAAGATACGGACTGCCTGCACCTGGACAGAAAGACCCTATGAAGCTTTACTGTAGCCTGGAATTGTGTTCGGGCTTGGCTTGCGCAGGATAGGTGGGAGGCGATGAAGTATTCCTTGTGGGGAGTATGGAGCCAACGGTGAGATACCACTCTGGCGAAGCTAGAATTCTAACCTACTACCGTTAGCCGGTAGAGGAACAGTTTCAGGTGGGCAGTTTGACTGGGGCGGTCGCCTCCTAAAAGGTAACGGAGGCGCGCAAAGGTTCCCTCAGCACGCTTGGAAACCGTGCGGCGAGTGTAAAGGCATAAAGGGAGCTTGACTGCAAGACTGACAAGTCGAGCAGGTACGAAAGTAGGCCTTAGTGATCCGACGGCGCAGAGTGGAATGGCCGTCGCTCAACGGATAAAAGTTACTCTAGGGATAACAGGCTGATCTCCCCCAAGAGTCCACATCGACGGGGAGGTTTGGCACCTCGATGTCGGCTCATCGCAACCTGGGGCGGAAGTACGTCCCAAGGGTTGGGCTGTTCGCCCATTAAAGCGGTACGTGAGCTGGGTTCAGAACGTCGTGAGACAGTTCGGTCCATATCCGGTGCAGGCGTAAGAGCATTGAGAGGAGTCCTCCTTAGTACGAGAGGACCGGGAGGAACGCACCGCTGGTGTACCAGTTATCGTGCCAACGGTAAACGCTGGGTAGCCAAGTGCGGAGCGGATAACCGCTGAAAGCATCTAAGTGGGAAGCCCACCTCAAGATGAGTGCTCTCACCACAATTAGTGGGTAAGGTCACCTGAAGAACACAGGTTAATAGGCGGTAGGTGGAAGTGCAGTAATGTATGTAGCCGAGCCGTGCTAACAGACCGAGGGCTTGACCTCACAAACAATTTGGTCAATTAATTGCTTATTCGCGTTACTTGCAGTCTTCAGGGTCTTGTGCCCAACAATATTTCCTGGTGTCTATTGCGCGGTGGAACCACACTGAACCCTTCCCGAACTCAGAGGTGAAACGCTGCTGCGGCCACGATAGTTTAGGGGTTGCCCTACGCAAAAATAGCTCGATGCCAGGTTCTATTATTCATAAACAAAAAGCTCCAAGCTCATTTCACAGCTTGGGGCTTTTTGTTTATCCTAAGAATCGTCAAGTTTGAACTGTACCAGCATTAACCCTGTTTTGTCCCTCTGGCAGTAGTATTAAGAGTTTTAACTTCTAAAACTAAACTTAGATATAGCGCGATCGCCTCACAAGAAAGAAAGTGCCGAGATGGCTCTTGCTAACACTCAAACTTAATTATTTTTCAGAGAATTAGGCTTGTTTGATCAGCACAATGTTAAATAGAAATCACCTATACTTGATTGAAAACTTGCTAAACTTCATGATTATTAACTATGCCCGCTTCCTTGTGTAGCTGACAGAAGTCCTACAATCTAATAGGCAGAACTTTAAAGTTATAATTTTTTACCAAACACATCTGCAAAAAAAGTAAACTTTGTTGCTTAACACTTTTGGATGACCATGTGTAACATATTCCCTATCCTCTATCATTACTTAGTCATTAATAACTAGCTCTTAATACAGAAAATGTCACTTAAAATCGTTCATAGCTTTGATGGCAGTTTCACTCTTGAAGCACAAGCTCAAGAAACTCTATTCAATTTATTGACAAGCGTTGCTTTCTTGAACCAAGTTTGCCAACAATTATTGGGGTGTGAGCAACTTAAATTTACAGAATTACTTTTCCAGCCAGTTCCTTACAGCTTAACTACCACTAAAGGAATGCCAGCAGAATTTGAAAAATATTATGAATCTGATGAGTATATCATCGTCAATGTACCACCAAATTTCATGTTCAGTGCCAAGATTTTTAAACCCAGCCGCCTTTGTGCAATTTATCAAAAATTGGGTAATGAATAATTTTCAAGATAATTTATTCTCTAATTCGTAATTTTCAATTCTGAAGGCAAATAATAAGTTTGATATTTGATGTATGGCTTCTGAAACAAATCTTTCTTCTTTGGCAACTCTGGAATACATTCCTTACATTGACGATCGCGGCCAACTACCCGAACAATTTCAGGGTAAAATCGGTGTATATGCTATCTTTGACCAAGAAAAAGCACTTCAATTTGTAGGATACTCCCGTGATGTTTATCTTAGCCTCAAGCAGCATTTAGTCCGTCAGCCACAGCAATGCTATTGGGTAAAAGTTCAAACTATTGAACGCCCTAGTCGCACAATTTTAGAAACTACTGAAAATAATTGGATTGCTGAAAATGGCAGTGTGCCCTGGGGTAATGGGGATAACAAGGAAAAATGGACTCATCCCATTGATGTCAAAGTTGTAATGACACCTGAAGAACAAGCAAATTATCAAAATCCAGCTAATGATGAATTAGCACAAATAAAAGTTCTTAAAAATGTGGCACGGAGAGTAGAAGCAGAAATTTCAACGCAATTGTTAGAAGTCCGTGGTTTGCAAATGCAGATTCGCTTCAATCCTAAATTGAAAGAAGAAGGTTTACTAGATTTGAAATGAAGGTAGTTTTGGGGAAAACTATCTTATGAATATTGCTTGTAATCTCCCATGACAATACAGCTGCTGAACGATCGCTATCAAGTTATCCGCACACTGGGCGCTGGTGGGTTTGGTGAAACCTATCTAGCTGAAGATACCTATATGCCTTCAAAGCGTCCTTGTGTGGTTAAACAGCTAAGACCGATTCACAACAATCCCCAAATTTACCAGTTAGTGCAAGAGAGGTTTCAACGCGAAGCAGCTATTTTAGAAGAACTTGGTGGGGCAAATGACCAAATTCCGGCATTATATGCCTACTTCTCTTCAGGTGGACAATTTTACTTAGTTCAAGAATGGGTTGAAGGCGATACTTTAACTGGAAAAGTCCAGAAGCAGGGGCTATTTAGTGAAAGCGCTGTCCAGGAATTATTCATAAATTTATTACCTGTCCTGGATTACGTTCACTCGAAGCATATCGTTCACCGCGATATTAAGCCGGATAACATTATTGTGCGTCATCGGGATGCTAAACCAGTGCTGATTGATTTTGGTGCTGTGCGGGAGTCAATGGGAACAGTAGTAAATTCTCAAGGCAATCCTACTAGTTCGATTGTGATTGGTACACCTGGCTATATGCCAAGCGAACAAGCCGCAGGTAGACCAGTTTTTTCTAGTGATTTATACAGTTTAGGAATGACGGTAATTTATTTGCTGACTGGTAAACAGGCGCAACAACTAGAAACCGATTCTCAAACGGGTGAAATTGTCTGGCGACATTATGCAAGTCATGTTAGCCCAATTATGGCAAGAGTAATCGATCGGGCGATCGCTTATCATCCACGCGATCGCTATCCCACAGCTAGAGCAATGCTGGATACTTTGCAGAGCATAGCAAATCCAATTCCACCGACACAACCCCTGTTGACTCAACCGACTGTAGTCTCTGCACCGCCACCTCAGACAGTGCCTGTCAAACCACAACCTAACACTCAAAATAGTAATAGTCAGAATAATATCCTCATGGGTAGTTTGATTGCAGGTGGGTTAATTGGTGCATCTGTGATTATTAGTCAAGTGTTACCCAAATCTTCTCAATCTACAGCAGACAAAACAGTACTACCTTCAGAAACACCGTCAAATGTTACAAGCCCAGTGATAGAAACTCCCACATTTACCCCAACTACCCCATCTGTTCCAACTCAATCACCTTCCTCAACTACATCAGTACCACCAGCTGATACCACAACTCTCAACAATTATTTCTGGCTTTCTCAAAGACTTGTAACTGATGCAGATTTAGATGGTAAAAGCGGTTTTGAACTCGATATTATGCGAAATTCGATTTTTGCCAGTCATGGTCGCCGTTTTGATAATACTGAATTGCAAAATTACTTTAATAACCAACCTTGGTATCGTCCTATATATTCACCAAAGACATTTCCACCTAAATTGCTGTCAAAATTAGAGCAACAGAATGTAGAATATATCAGCAAATATCAGGCTAATACTGGGTTAAGATATTTTAAATAATTAAGTTTTTCATCATCAGGGAGTGAGGACTGAGGAGAATAACCAATACTTTTCTACAAGAGGCTGTGCTAACGGCAAAATCTCACAGTGAGTAGTTGGACAAAGCTGATGATAAAAACTGTAGAATTACTCAGTATAAGTGCCCCTTGCTCTTGTGTAAGTCCTTATATTAGTTTTGACTTATCAATCGATTTATTACTACTTGTTAGATAATATCTAGGGTAGCTTGTGTAGCATATCAGACAAAATTATAGATATTCAATACCCTAAAATCGAAAGATATTAGGGGCTAATCCTAGCGAAATGTATGTGGAGTCAGAACAAAACTGTGTTTTTGTGCCATAAACTACATCTCTAGATACTAGTTAGTTTCCGAACCAGGCATTTATATTTAATATATAAGATTGCTATTTTTAAGATTAGAAATCCATAAGTTAAAGAAATGCCATTTTTATATTTTCTTTGTTATTTTGTATTTAACGGGACAGTTCTTCATGATTTGGTGGGCTTAAATAACAATTAGTTAAACCATTTCTCTTCCCAAAGATGCATGTAAATTGTTTGCATTATGCTTACTTTGCTTCTTAATCTCCAAGCACAGTGCAAATTGACTAAACATATTACATGGTGATATTCTCAATCGGCAAATAGTTCATATTCACAAGGAAAACCTTGCCCACAATTATGCTTAAAACACAGAATCGGCGCATTTTTCTGCCTGCTTTTATTAAACCTTTAGAAGAAAAGAATCAAATAGGTAGTAAAAAGCAATTTACTGAACCGAAATTAGATTTACTGCAACCATTACGTCAATGGCTCGACAAAATTGAGATTCAAAATCGGAAATTAGCTAAATTTATTGCTAAACTAATTCCTGCCCAGTGTCCATTCGAGCGTGATATCATGCTTTTTGGTCGTAAAATAGGACATATTCCGCCAATGTGCAAGCTGAATCCGCTTTATAACGAACTTGTCTACTTACGTTTTCGCGCTTTGTGTTATCTAGTAGATAAATGTGGAGAGGATATTCAATCTTACTGCTGAATATAACTAGATAAAACATAATATGGAAATTAAAATTGAGCATCAACCCACACAAGAATATCTTAATGAATTAGGTGTATTTAAATGGGAAATTTGGAAAAAGGAAGTTTCAAAATTCCCTTGGACTTATGATTCTCAAGAAACTTGCTATTTTTGAGAAGGTGACGTACTTGTTACTTCTGATGGCGGAGAACCAGTGGAAATGGGTAAGGGCGATTTAGTGATTTTTCCCGCTGGTATGTCCTGTACATGGAAAATTACAAGGGACGTAAAGAAGCATTATTACTTTGAGTAATCAAAAATCAAAATCGATCGACTTTTTTTCTTGATTATCCAGAAAAACAACATTTCATAAATCAATTTTGATTTCTATTATCGGAAGGCTCCCGGCGAATATCGTAGGATAAAATGGCAGAATCGGTAAATTGCTTATATCCATCTCTGTGGAAACTTGTTGCAACTCCATTCCCTAAACAATATTCATAGAAATAGCTCGTCTCATTCTCTCCAAATTTGGCAGTAAATAAAGATCCCCGACAACTTTTGCGAAGTCGGGGATCTTGTGCGATCGCCAGCAGAGAAAATCCAGAGAGTTCATAATCGTATTAGTGGGACTTTAGTTACAGAAGATGCTGTTTAGCAGCAAAAGGTTTCATTCCACCGCAATTTTATAGAGGAAAATCATTAACAATGTTACTGCATTTAAGTACTTGGCAAGAAGTCGAAGCTTATTTACAGCATTCAAAGGGGATTATTTTCCCTATTGGTTCCACAGAACAACATGGGCCAACAGGGTTAATTGGTACTGATGCTATTTGTGCAGAAGCGATCGCAGCCGGTGTGGGTGATGCAACCCAAGCGATCGTTGGGCCTACAATCAATGTAGGGATGGCACTGCACCATACTGCTTTTCCTGGGTCAATCAGTTTACGTCCCAGCACTTTAATTCAAGTAGTGCGAGATTATGTAACTTGTTTAGCAAAAGCTGGTTTTAGCAAATTCTACTTTATTAACGGACACGGCGGTAATATTGCTACCCTCAAAGCTGCTTTCTCTGAAACTTATGCTCATTTAGAAGATTTGCAGATTGCCAATGCTCAACAGGTGCAATGTCAAGTGGCAAACTGGTTTATGTGTGGTTCTGTATATAAGCTAGCTAAAGAATTATATGGGGATCAAGAAGGTTCTCATGCAACGCCAAGCGAAGTAGCCCTCACCCAGTACGTTTATCCAGAAGCGATTAAGCAAGCACCCCTTTCACCAGAAGTTGCAAGCGGACATAGGATTTATAGCGCTGCTGACTTTCGAGTGCGTTATCCAGATGGACGTATGGGATCAAATCCGGCTTTAGCAACACCAGAACATGGTAAGCAATTTTATGATTTGGCAGTTAAAGAACTTAGCAATGGATATTTGGAATTTGTGAACGCAGAATAAAATTCATTAAAAGACATTGTAGAGATGCGAGTAAAATCGTGTCTCTGCATCAAATATCTTGAGAATGATTATTAGATATCTGGTGAAATTAAAATCGCTCAAAATGCCAGCGTCTATCATGCGGTGATATTCGTCAATCGTCCACTTAGCAACTATCACGCAACTACAATTCGTCAATTGTTACTAAACCGCCCTCGATAAACTGTATGACAAGTTCATGT harbors:
- a CDS encoding GIY-YIG nuclease family protein, whose product is MASETNLSSLATLEYIPYIDDRGQLPEQFQGKIGVYAIFDQEKALQFVGYSRDVYLSLKQHLVRQPQQCYWVKVQTIERPSRTILETTENNWIAENGSVPWGNGDNKEKWTHPIDVKVVMTPEEQANYQNPANDELAQIKVLKNVARRVEAEISTQLLEVRGLQMQIRFNPKLKEEGLLDLK
- a CDS encoding protein kinase domain-containing protein, whose amino-acid sequence is MTIQLLNDRYQVIRTLGAGGFGETYLAEDTYMPSKRPCVVKQLRPIHNNPQIYQLVQERFQREAAILEELGGANDQIPALYAYFSSGGQFYLVQEWVEGDTLTGKVQKQGLFSESAVQELFINLLPVLDYVHSKHIVHRDIKPDNIIVRHRDAKPVLIDFGAVRESMGTVVNSQGNPTSSIVIGTPGYMPSEQAAGRPVFSSDLYSLGMTVIYLLTGKQAQQLETDSQTGEIVWRHYASHVSPIMARVIDRAIAYHPRDRYPTARAMLDTLQSIANPIPPTQPLLTQPTVVSAPPPQTVPVKPQPNTQNSNSQNNILMGSLIAGGLIGASVIISQVLPKSSQSTADKTVLPSETPSNVTSPVIETPTFTPTTPSVPTQSPSSTTSVPPADTTTLNNYFWLSQRLVTDADLDGKSGFELDIMRNSIFASHGRRFDNTELQNYFNNQPWYRPIYSPKTFPPKLLSKLEQQNVEYISKYQANTGLRYFK
- a CDS encoding Mo-dependent nitrogenase C-terminal domain-containing protein, producing MLKTQNRRIFLPAFIKPLEEKNQIGSKKQFTEPKLDLLQPLRQWLDKIEIQNRKLAKFIAKLIPAQCPFERDIMLFGRKIGHIPPMCKLNPLYNELVYLRFRALCYLVDKCGEDIQSYC
- a CDS encoding creatininase family protein; the encoded protein is MLLHLSTWQEVEAYLQHSKGIIFPIGSTEQHGPTGLIGTDAICAEAIAAGVGDATQAIVGPTINVGMALHHTAFPGSISLRPSTLIQVVRDYVTCLAKAGFSKFYFINGHGGNIATLKAAFSETYAHLEDLQIANAQQVQCQVANWFMCGSVYKLAKELYGDQEGSHATPSEVALTQYVYPEAIKQAPLSPEVASGHRIYSAADFRVRYPDGRMGSNPALATPEHGKQFYDLAVKELSNGYLEFVNAE